A portion of the Vreelandella subglaciescola genome contains these proteins:
- a CDS encoding copper-transporting P-type ATPase, with translation MAQQQEYSQHGKQEAAQYTCPMHPEVVADQPGDCPKCGMHLVPVNNSDSQAHSSHDNCHAHEHAHHTNPKTTAPVRGGKYDKVPAGHAGAVYTCPMHPEVRQTKPGACPLCGMGLEQESTAVGDEGPNPELIDFTRRFWVAAVLTIPLLVLAMSPYLGLTAIRDFFGERTSMWIEFVLATPVILWSGWPFFVRGVNSFRTMNLNMFSLISMGVGAAYLFSIVAVLAPGIFPEGFRDPETGNVGVYFEAAAVIVALVLLGQVMELRAREGTGKAIRALLDMAPKTARVIRPDGSEEEIPLDDVQVGDHLRVRPGDKVPVDGVVVEGRSSIDESMISGEPVPVEKVDGDKVTGATINGTGSLIMEATRVGADTMLSQIVEMVANAQRSRAPIQKFADKVAGKFVPAVIGVAVIAFIAWAIWGPAPALSYALVSAVAVLIIACPCALGLATPMSIMTATGRGAQLGVLIKNAEALERFAKVDTLMVDKTGTLTEGKPKLVAVLPEAGHDEAEVLRLAASLERGSEHPLAEAIVSGAEERGVTLADASDFEAVTGMGVKGVVDGKPVALGNAKLMAELGLDGGKLADTANDRRDQGETVMFVVLDGAIAGLVSVADPVKETTPEALKALHQLGFRIIMATGDNERTAKAVAGRLGIDEIRADVMPEDKARIIRELQEQGRKVAMAGDGVNDAPALAQADVGIAMGTGADVAIESAGFTLVKGNLDGIVRARKLSQATMRNIRQNLFFALFYNAIGVPIAAGILFPFFGILISPMFAAFAMSASSLSVVTNALRLRRVRI, from the coding sequence ATGGCTCAACAGCAGGAATACTCGCAGCACGGCAAGCAGGAGGCCGCCCAATACACCTGCCCGATGCACCCGGAGGTGGTGGCTGACCAGCCGGGTGACTGCCCGAAGTGCGGCATGCACCTTGTGCCCGTCAACAACAGCGACTCACAGGCGCATTCCAGCCATGACAATTGTCATGCACATGAGCACGCTCATCACACCAACCCTAAAACCACCGCGCCGGTGCGCGGCGGCAAGTACGACAAGGTGCCGGCCGGGCATGCCGGCGCCGTCTACACCTGTCCGATGCATCCCGAGGTGCGGCAAACCAAACCCGGCGCCTGCCCGCTTTGCGGCATGGGGTTGGAGCAAGAGTCCACGGCGGTTGGGGACGAGGGACCGAATCCAGAGCTGATCGATTTCACCCGACGCTTCTGGGTTGCGGCCGTCCTCACGATCCCATTGCTGGTACTGGCGATGAGCCCCTATCTGGGCCTCACCGCGATCCGCGACTTCTTCGGCGAACGGACCTCAATGTGGATCGAGTTTGTCCTGGCGACGCCGGTGATCCTGTGGTCAGGCTGGCCGTTCTTCGTGCGCGGCGTCAACTCCTTCCGGACGATGAACCTCAACATGTTCAGCCTGATCAGCATGGGCGTCGGTGCGGCCTATCTGTTCAGCATCGTCGCGGTGCTGGCGCCGGGCATCTTCCCCGAGGGCTTCCGTGATCCCGAGACCGGCAATGTCGGTGTCTATTTCGAGGCCGCGGCGGTGATCGTCGCGCTGGTCCTGCTGGGTCAGGTGATGGAACTACGTGCACGGGAAGGCACTGGTAAGGCAATCCGCGCGCTGCTGGACATGGCCCCCAAGACCGCCCGGGTGATCCGGCCCGATGGCAGCGAAGAGGAGATCCCGCTGGACGACGTGCAGGTGGGCGACCACCTGCGGGTACGGCCCGGCGACAAGGTGCCGGTGGACGGCGTGGTGGTCGAGGGCCGCTCCTCGATCGACGAGTCGATGATCTCAGGCGAGCCGGTGCCGGTGGAGAAGGTCGACGGCGACAAGGTCACCGGGGCCACCATCAACGGTACCGGCAGCCTGATCATGGAGGCCACCCGTGTCGGTGCCGATACCATGCTCAGCCAGATCGTCGAGATGGTGGCGAATGCCCAGCGCTCCCGCGCGCCGATCCAGAAATTCGCCGACAAGGTGGCGGGCAAGTTCGTCCCCGCGGTGATCGGCGTCGCCGTGATCGCCTTCATCGCCTGGGCGATCTGGGGGCCGGCGCCGGCGCTGTCCTATGCGCTGGTCTCGGCGGTGGCGGTGCTGATCATCGCCTGTCCTTGCGCCCTGGGGCTGGCCACGCCGATGTCGATCATGACGGCCACCGGACGCGGCGCGCAGCTGGGGGTGCTGATCAAGAACGCCGAGGCGCTGGAGCGTTTCGCCAAGGTCGATACGCTGATGGTCGACAAGACCGGCACCCTGACCGAAGGCAAACCGAAGCTGGTGGCGGTGCTGCCGGAAGCGGGGCATGACGAAGCCGAGGTGCTGCGCCTGGCGGCCAGCCTGGAGCGCGGCTCCGAACACCCGCTGGCCGAGGCGATCGTCAGCGGCGCCGAGGAACGTGGGGTGACCCTCGCCGATGCCAGCGATTTCGAGGCCGTGACCGGCATGGGCGTGAAGGGCGTGGTCGACGGCAAGCCGGTGGCGCTGGGTAATGCCAAGCTGATGGCCGAACTGGGCCTGGACGGCGGCAAGCTAGCGGACACCGCCAATGACCGCCGTGACCAGGGCGAGACGGTGATGTTCGTCGTGCTCGACGGCGCCATCGCGGGTCTGGTCAGCGTCGCCGACCCGGTGAAGGAGACCACGCCCGAGGCACTGAAGGCGCTGCACCAACTCGGCTTTCGCATCATCATGGCGACGGGCGACAACGAGCGCACCGCCAAGGCGGTGGCCGGGCGCCTGGGCATCGACGAGATCCGCGCCGATGTAATGCCCGAGGACAAGGCCCGCATCATCCGTGAACTGCAGGAACAAGGCCGCAAGGTCGCCATGGCCGGCGACGGGGTCAACGATGCCCCGGCACTGGCCCAGGCCGATGTCGGCATCGCCATGGGCACCGGCGCCGATGTGGCGATCGAAAGCGCAGGCTTCACGCTGGTCAAAGGCAATCTCGACGGTATCGTGCGCGCCCGTAAGCTGTCCCAAGCCACGATGCGCAACATTCGTCAGAACTTGTTCTTCGCGTTGTTTTATAACGCGATCGGCGTGCCAATCGCTGCCGGCATCCTGTTCCCCTTCTTCGGCATCCTGATCTCGCCGATGTTTGCCGCCTTCGCGATGAGTGCATCGTCCTTGTCGGTGGTCACCAATGCGCTGCGCCTGCGTCGGGTAAGGATCTGA
- a CDS encoding nucleobase:cation symporter-2 family protein — MELMYQVEDKPPLPISVLLAAQHLLAALGAIIAVPLVVGGVLGLPTQDMVILVNAAMLVSGVVTILQCKGAGPVGIRLPCVMGTSFTFVGVSIAIGFEHGVAGILGSALVASLVMIVGSFFMPFIRKLFPPVVTGTVVTLIGLSLIPVAVDWLAGGQVGSEGYAKPANLMIGLLVLALVIALSQWGRGILAAAAVVIGIVVGFVVCIAFGLVDFSPVKEASAVALPSPLHFGLSFPISGIIGMSVAYLVTIMESTGDFMALSDATHRKLTGKKLSSGILCDGLGSALASVFSTTPFSSFSQNVGIVAISGVASRHVVAITGGMLILAGLFPVLGALVVAIPLPVLGGAGLVMFAMIISAGISMLSRIEFNRRNMLIIAVSIGSGMAVTVRPELLSYLPEFAKVALASGITTGSLVALLLSGILPGREAVVLEDETEA; from the coding sequence TGTTGCTCGCGGCTCAGCATTTGCTTGCAGCTCTGGGTGCCATTATTGCCGTACCTTTGGTGGTTGGGGGCGTTTTGGGGCTACCCACCCAGGATATGGTGATCCTGGTGAATGCGGCGATGCTGGTGTCGGGCGTTGTAACGATTCTGCAGTGCAAGGGTGCAGGGCCGGTGGGCATTCGGTTGCCGTGCGTGATGGGCACCAGTTTTACCTTCGTGGGCGTATCCATTGCCATAGGGTTTGAGCATGGTGTGGCGGGTATTTTGGGCTCGGCCTTGGTGGCATCGCTGGTGATGATTGTGGGTAGTTTTTTCATGCCTTTTATCCGCAAGCTGTTTCCGCCGGTTGTCACTGGCACGGTTGTTACCCTGATTGGCCTTTCGCTGATCCCTGTCGCGGTCGACTGGCTGGCAGGCGGCCAGGTGGGGTCCGAGGGTTATGCCAAGCCCGCTAATCTGATGATTGGGCTGCTTGTGCTGGCGCTGGTTATTGCTCTGTCACAGTGGGGGCGCGGCATTCTGGCAGCGGCTGCGGTGGTGATTGGTATCGTAGTGGGTTTTGTGGTGTGCATTGCGTTTGGGCTGGTGGATTTTAGTCCGGTTAAGGAAGCCTCTGCGGTGGCCTTGCCCAGTCCGCTGCACTTTGGCCTGAGCTTTCCCATTAGCGGCATTATTGGCATGAGCGTCGCCTATCTGGTGACCATTATGGAATCCACCGGCGATTTTATGGCGTTGTCCGATGCTACCCACCGAAAACTAACGGGCAAGAAGCTGTCTAGCGGCATTCTGTGTGACGGCTTGGGTTCCGCCCTGGCTTCTGTGTTTTCTACTACGCCATTTTCATCCTTTTCACAGAACGTAGGCATCGTTGCGATTTCCGGCGTGGCCAGTCGTCATGTTGTTGCCATTACCGGTGGCATGCTGATTCTGGCGGGCCTGTTCCCGGTACTGGGGGCTTTGGTGGTGGCTATTCCGCTGCCGGTTCTGGGTGGCGCAGGCCTGGTCATGTTTGCCATGATTATCTCGGCTGGCATCAGCATGCTGTCGCGGATTGAGTTCAACAGGCGCAACATGCTGATTATCGCGGTCAGCATAGGCTCTGGTATGGCGGTAACCGTGCGCCCGGAACTGCTCAGCTATCTGCCGGAGTTTGCCAAGGTGGCGCTGGCATCCGGTATTACCACAGGCTCACTAGTGGCACTGCTTCTGAGCGGCATTTTGCCCGGGCGTGAGGCCGTCGTGTTGGAGGACGAAACAGAGGCCTAA